One genomic region from Jiangella sp. DSM 45060 encodes:
- a CDS encoding trypsin-like serine protease, producing MRHRARVAGALLATALAGAGLLGTAGVASSEETPEPAVTLLDQAFETLDVLPRIVGGDPAAEGDYPWMVRLDIGGGLCGGALYAPDLVLTAAHCVAPGTGPNTDITALIGSVDLASEDIIEVGGEYVWSANAEGIGGGSPDWALIQLEEPVEDVPTLGLATTDEYDEGMFTVAGWGADAEGGEQQQFLLEAEVPFVSDDECLASYPDDEGWGFAPGIELCAGFAEGGIDSCQGDSGGPLFREDENGEHVQVGIVSWGNGCARPNYPGVYTQVSAVASAIADTAETRTEPVVETTAAETTIDTPVTIELAGSDPEGDELEYKVFAPEFGELSYEDDPSTLTYTPAPGFEGEDTFYVVANDGKIDSAPAVVTVTVEGAAPTPTPTPTEEPTPTPTEDPTQEPTVTPTDDPGDGEELPDTGAGSGTGLALALLLAGGAAAAFAARRRLVAHS from the coding sequence TTGCGTCATCGTGCCCGCGTCGCGGGCGCCCTGCTGGCCACCGCCCTGGCCGGCGCCGGCCTGCTCGGCACGGCCGGGGTCGCGTCGTCCGAGGAGACGCCGGAGCCCGCGGTCACCCTGCTCGACCAGGCCTTCGAGACGCTGGACGTCCTGCCGCGCATCGTCGGCGGCGACCCGGCCGCCGAGGGCGACTACCCGTGGATGGTCCGCCTCGACATCGGCGGCGGGCTCTGCGGCGGCGCCCTGTACGCGCCGGACCTGGTGCTGACGGCGGCGCACTGCGTCGCGCCCGGCACCGGCCCGAACACCGACATCACCGCGCTGATCGGCTCGGTCGACCTCGCCAGTGAGGACATCATCGAGGTCGGCGGCGAGTACGTGTGGTCGGCCAACGCCGAGGGCATCGGCGGCGGGTCACCCGACTGGGCGCTGATCCAGCTGGAGGAGCCGGTCGAGGACGTCCCGACGCTGGGCCTCGCCACCACCGACGAGTACGACGAGGGCATGTTCACCGTGGCCGGCTGGGGCGCCGACGCCGAGGGCGGCGAGCAGCAGCAGTTCCTGCTCGAGGCCGAGGTGCCGTTCGTCTCCGACGACGAGTGCCTGGCCTCCTACCCCGACGACGAGGGCTGGGGCTTCGCCCCCGGCATCGAGCTGTGCGCCGGGTTCGCCGAGGGCGGCATCGACAGCTGCCAGGGCGACTCCGGCGGCCCGCTGTTCCGCGAGGACGAGAACGGCGAGCACGTCCAGGTCGGCATCGTCAGCTGGGGCAACGGCTGCGCCCGGCCGAACTACCCGGGCGTCTACACGCAGGTGAGCGCCGTCGCGTCCGCCATCGCCGACACCGCGGAGACCCGCACCGAGCCGGTCGTCGAGACCACCGCGGCCGAGACGACCATCGACACCCCGGTGACGATCGAGCTGGCCGGCAGCGACCCCGAGGGCGACGAGCTCGAGTACAAGGTCTTCGCGCCGGAGTTCGGCGAGCTGAGCTACGAGGACGACCCGAGCACGCTCACCTACACCCCGGCGCCGGGCTTCGAGGGCGAGGACACGTTCTACGTCGTCGCCAACGACGGCAAGATCGACTCCGCGCCGGCGGTCGTGACGGTGACGGTGGAGGGTGCGGCGCCGACGCCGACCCCGACGCCCACCGAGGAGCCGACGCCGACCCCGACCGAGGACCCCACCCAGGAGCCGACCGTCACCCCGACCGACGACCCGGGCGACGGCGAGGAGCTGCCGGACACCGGCGCCGGCTCCGGGACCGGCCTCGCGCTGGCGCTGCTGCTGGCCGGCGGCGCGGCCGCGGCCTTCGCCGCCCGGCGGCGGCTGGTGGCGCACAGCTGA
- a CDS encoding NfeD family protein gives MQSMWDWFGEHAWVLAWVGTALVLGTIELTTLDFFFLMLAIGAASGAVAAGLGAEFLVQLLVAVAVAVALLGVVRPIAKKRLLKPTPSSFGAAALVGQSGVVIERVDAHNGLIRLAGEVWSARSYDGRSAFEAGATVGVVEIRGATALVLDES, from the coding sequence ATGCAGTCGATGTGGGACTGGTTCGGCGAACACGCCTGGGTGCTGGCATGGGTCGGCACCGCGCTCGTCCTCGGGACGATCGAACTCACGACGCTCGACTTCTTCTTCCTCATGCTGGCCATCGGCGCGGCCAGCGGCGCCGTCGCGGCCGGCCTGGGCGCGGAGTTCCTCGTCCAGCTGCTGGTCGCGGTCGCGGTCGCCGTGGCCCTGCTCGGCGTCGTCCGGCCGATCGCGAAGAAACGGCTGCTCAAGCCGACCCCGTCGTCGTTCGGCGCGGCCGCGCTGGTCGGCCAGAGCGGCGTCGTCATCGAGCGGGTCGACGCCCACAACGGGCTGATCAGGCTGGCCGGCGAGGTGTGGTCGGCGCGCAGCTACGACGGCCGGTCCGCGTTCGAGGCGGGCGCCACCGTCGGCGTCGTCGAGATCCGCGGCGCCACCGCTCTCGTGCTGGACGAGTCGTGA
- a CDS encoding glucose 1-dehydrogenase, protein MTPLRGKATLVTGGSRGIGRAIVERLARDGAQVVFSYRSNDDAAASVVAAVRAGGGAAHAVRADQGDLDAVRALLDTATDRLGGLDILVNNAAASEPAPIDDVTDADFDRVMTINAKAPFFAIQHAGRTMRDDGRIVSISTLNTVIPGPGGALYTASKAALERFTAIAARELGPRRITVNAISPGAIDTDLLRSTNPPEALAVAETYSALGRLGQPADIADVVAFLAGPDSRFITGQNLRVTGGYLI, encoded by the coding sequence GTGACGCCGCTGCGCGGCAAGGCGACTCTGGTCACCGGCGGATCCCGCGGCATCGGACGGGCCATCGTCGAGCGGCTGGCCCGCGACGGCGCACAGGTCGTGTTCAGCTACCGCAGCAACGACGACGCGGCCGCCTCCGTCGTCGCGGCGGTGCGGGCCGGCGGCGGCGCCGCGCACGCCGTCCGGGCCGACCAAGGCGACCTCGACGCCGTGCGCGCCCTGCTCGACACCGCGACCGACCGTCTCGGCGGCCTGGACATCCTGGTCAACAACGCCGCCGCCAGCGAGCCGGCGCCCATCGACGACGTCACCGATGCCGACTTCGACCGCGTCATGACGATCAACGCGAAGGCGCCGTTCTTCGCCATCCAGCACGCCGGCCGCACCATGCGCGACGACGGCCGCATCGTCAGCATCTCGACGCTGAACACGGTGATCCCGGGGCCCGGCGGGGCGCTCTACACCGCCAGCAAGGCCGCGCTGGAGCGGTTCACGGCCATCGCGGCGCGCGAGCTCGGCCCGCGGCGCATCACCGTCAACGCCATCTCGCCCGGCGCCATCGACACCGACCTGCTGCGCTCCACCAACCCGCCGGAGGCGCTCGCCGTCGCCGAGACGTACAGCGCGCTCGGCCGGCTCGGGCAGCCGGCCGACATCGCCGACGTCGTGGCGTTCCTCGCCGGGCCCGACTCCCGCTTCATCACCGGGCAGAACCTGCGGGTGACCGGCGGCTACCTGATCTGA
- a CDS encoding cystathionine beta-synthase yields MEYYESVLDLIGNTPLVRLGTVAEGLPATVLAKVEYLNPGGSVKDRIATRMIEDAEKAGLIGPGGTIVEPTSGNTGVGLALAAQRKGYRCIFVCPDKVSEDKRNVLKAYGAEVVVCPTAVAPEDPDSYYSVSDRLVRETPGAWKPDQYSNPANPRSHYETTGPELWKQTDGRITHFVAGIGTGGTITGVGRYLKEVSGGRVTVVGADPEGSVYSGGTGRPYLVEGVGEDFWPTTYDTEVCDEIVAVSDKDSFDMTRRLAREEGLLVGGSCGLAVVAALRVAERAGPDDVVVVLLPDGGRGYLSKVFDDTWMTSYGFLPPVEGATVGDVLRGKSGEMPALVHTHPAETVADAVHILREYNVSQMPVVRAEPPVMAAEVAGSVVERDLLDALFTGAAHLTDRVEQHMSKPLPMVGAGEAVAAAVDALRTADALLVVDDGKPVGVLTRTDLLGYAATI; encoded by the coding sequence GTGGAGTACTACGAGAGCGTCCTCGACCTCATCGGCAACACCCCGCTGGTCCGGCTGGGCACCGTCGCCGAAGGGCTGCCGGCCACCGTGCTGGCGAAGGTCGAGTACCTGAACCCGGGCGGCTCGGTGAAGGACCGCATCGCCACCCGCATGATCGAGGACGCCGAGAAGGCCGGCCTCATCGGGCCCGGCGGCACCATCGTCGAGCCGACCAGCGGCAACACCGGCGTCGGGCTGGCGCTGGCGGCGCAGCGCAAGGGCTACCGCTGCATCTTCGTCTGCCCCGACAAGGTGAGCGAGGACAAGCGGAACGTGCTCAAGGCGTACGGCGCCGAGGTCGTGGTCTGCCCCACGGCGGTCGCGCCGGAGGACCCCGACTCCTACTACTCGGTGTCCGACCGCCTGGTCCGCGAGACGCCCGGCGCCTGGAAGCCCGACCAGTACTCCAACCCGGCGAACCCGCGCTCGCACTACGAGACCACCGGCCCCGAGCTGTGGAAGCAGACCGACGGCCGCATCACCCACTTCGTCGCGGGCATCGGCACCGGCGGCACCATCACCGGCGTCGGGCGCTACCTCAAGGAGGTGTCCGGCGGCAGGGTGACGGTCGTCGGCGCCGACCCCGAGGGTTCGGTCTACTCCGGCGGCACCGGCCGGCCGTACCTCGTCGAGGGCGTCGGCGAGGACTTCTGGCCCACCACGTACGACACCGAGGTGTGCGACGAGATCGTCGCGGTGTCCGACAAGGACTCCTTCGACATGACCCGCCGGCTGGCCCGCGAGGAGGGCCTGCTGGTCGGCGGCTCCTGCGGGCTGGCCGTCGTGGCCGCGCTGCGAGTGGCCGAGCGGGCCGGCCCCGACGACGTCGTCGTGGTGCTGCTGCCCGACGGCGGCCGCGGCTACCTCTCCAAGGTCTTCGACGACACCTGGATGACGTCGTACGGCTTCCTGCCGCCGGTCGAGGGCGCCACCGTCGGCGACGTCCTGCGCGGCAAGTCCGGCGAGATGCCGGCCCTGGTGCACACCCACCCGGCCGAGACCGTCGCCGACGCCGTCCACATCCTGCGCGAGTACAACGTGTCGCAGATGCCGGTCGTGCGGGCCGAGCCTCCGGTCATGGCCGCCGAGGTGGCCGGCTCCGTCGTCGAGCGCGACCTGCTCGACGCGCTGTTCACCGGAGCCGCGCACCTCACCGACCGCGTCGAGCAGCACATGTCGAAGCCGCTGCCCATGGTCGGCGCCGGCGAGGCCGTCGCCGCCGCCGTCGACGCCCTGCGCACCGCCGACGCGCTGCTCGTCGTCGACGACGGCAAGCCGGTGGGCGTGCTGACCCGCACCGACCTCCTCGGCTACGCCGCCACGATCTGA
- a CDS encoding SGNH/GDSL hydrolase family protein — MVSARTARRLAAAAAYGGGGLSLLGAAGYGLLRAQAKLARRTITGRPLGGPPDPDGRYGSGDDPPLSFVVAGDSAAAGYGVATAEETPGALLAAGLAEVAHRPVTLTTVAQVGAQTADLADQLDRAKTADPDVALIIVGGNDITHQVKLADSVQLLDDAVRRLREAGCQVVVGTCPDLGTIRPIRAPLRWLARHASRQLAAAQTMAVVAAGGRTVSLGSILGPEFEAAPGELFSEDQFHPSSAGYAHAAAAVLPSLIGALGLWAPGDEAPELGRGDSVLPVSLATVAAADHAGTEVAAATLGGRARGPRGPWAQLRNRRRRPLPEAPERV, encoded by the coding sequence ATGGTCAGCGCTCGGACGGCACGCCGTCTCGCCGCTGCCGCCGCGTACGGGGGTGGCGGGCTCAGCCTGCTCGGCGCCGCCGGCTACGGGCTCCTGCGAGCGCAGGCGAAGCTCGCCCGGCGCACCATCACCGGCCGCCCGCTCGGCGGCCCGCCCGACCCCGACGGCCGCTACGGCAGCGGCGACGACCCGCCGCTCTCGTTCGTCGTGGCCGGCGACTCCGCGGCGGCCGGGTACGGCGTCGCCACCGCCGAGGAGACGCCCGGCGCGCTGCTCGCCGCCGGGCTGGCCGAGGTCGCGCACCGTCCGGTCACCCTCACCACCGTCGCCCAGGTCGGCGCGCAGACGGCCGACCTCGCCGACCAACTCGACCGCGCGAAGACCGCCGACCCCGACGTCGCGCTGATCATCGTCGGCGGCAACGACATCACCCACCAGGTGAAGCTGGCCGACTCCGTCCAGCTGCTCGACGACGCCGTGCGGCGGCTGCGCGAGGCCGGCTGCCAGGTCGTCGTCGGCACCTGCCCCGACCTCGGCACCATCCGGCCCATCCGCGCGCCGCTGCGCTGGCTGGCCCGGCACGCGAGCCGGCAGCTGGCCGCCGCCCAGACGATGGCCGTCGTCGCGGCCGGCGGGCGCACGGTCTCGCTCGGTTCCATCCTCGGCCCCGAGTTCGAGGCGGCGCCCGGCGAGCTGTTCAGCGAGGACCAGTTCCACCCGTCGTCGGCCGGCTACGCGCACGCGGCCGCCGCCGTCCTGCCGTCGCTGATCGGCGCGCTCGGCCTGTGGGCGCCCGGCGACGAGGCACCCGAGCTCGGCCGCGGCGACAGCGTGCTGCCGGTGTCGCTCGCGACGGTCGCGGCCGCCGACCACGCCGGGACGGAGGTCGCCGCGGCGACGCTCGGCGGCCGGGCCCGCGGGCCGCGCGGCCCCTGGGCGCAGCTGCGCAACCGCCGGCGCCGGCCGCTCCCCGAGGCGCCCGAGCGGGTCTGA
- a CDS encoding acetyl-CoA C-acetyltransferase — translation MPEAVIVATARSPIGRAYKGSLVDVRPDDLAVETIRAALGQIPALDPTTIDDLYVGCAEPRDEQGGNVARRIAVQLGLDELPAATINRFCASSVQTARMAFHAIKAGEGDVFVSAGVECVSRYAGFGGAGVDPVETQNPAFAEAQARTARYAETNETWRDPRTDGRLPDIYIQMGQTAENVATYAGVTRADQDEFAVLSQSRAEQAVKDGFFAREIVPITRPDGQVVDTDDSPRPGTTLEKLAALQPVFRPDGTVTAGNCTPLNDGAAAVVIMSDTRARELGLTPLARIVATATSALSPEIMGLGPVESTRRALDRAGMTIGDVDLVEINEAFAAQVVPSARQLGIGYDKLNVHGGAIALGHPFGSTGARIMTTLVNGLRTRDSSIGLETMCVGGGQGMAIILERLG, via the coding sequence ATGCCCGAGGCAGTCATCGTCGCCACCGCGCGGTCGCCCATCGGACGGGCCTACAAGGGGTCGCTGGTCGACGTGCGGCCCGACGACCTGGCCGTCGAGACCATCCGTGCGGCGCTCGGCCAGATCCCCGCACTCGACCCCACCACCATCGACGACCTCTACGTCGGGTGCGCCGAGCCGCGCGACGAGCAGGGCGGCAACGTCGCCCGCCGCATCGCCGTGCAGCTCGGCCTCGACGAGCTGCCGGCGGCGACGATCAACCGGTTCTGCGCGTCGTCGGTGCAGACGGCCCGCATGGCGTTCCACGCGATCAAGGCCGGCGAGGGCGACGTGTTCGTGTCGGCCGGGGTCGAGTGCGTGTCGCGCTACGCCGGCTTCGGCGGCGCCGGTGTCGATCCCGTCGAGACGCAGAACCCGGCGTTCGCCGAGGCGCAGGCGCGCACGGCCCGCTACGCCGAGACCAACGAGACGTGGCGCGACCCCCGCACCGACGGCCGGCTGCCCGACATCTACATCCAGATGGGCCAGACCGCCGAGAACGTCGCCACCTACGCCGGCGTCACCCGCGCCGACCAGGACGAGTTCGCCGTCCTCTCCCAGTCGCGGGCCGAGCAGGCGGTGAAGGACGGCTTCTTCGCCCGCGAGATCGTCCCCATCACCCGGCCCGACGGCCAGGTCGTCGACACCGACGACAGCCCGCGCCCAGGCACCACGCTGGAGAAGCTGGCCGCGCTGCAGCCGGTGTTCCGGCCCGACGGCACGGTGACGGCGGGCAACTGCACGCCGCTCAACGACGGCGCCGCGGCCGTCGTCATCATGTCCGACACCCGCGCCCGCGAGCTGGGCCTCACACCGCTCGCCCGCATCGTCGCGACGGCCACGTCGGCGCTGTCGCCGGAGATCATGGGCCTCGGCCCGGTCGAGTCGACCCGCCGGGCACTCGACCGCGCCGGCATGACCATCGGCGACGTCGACCTCGTCGAGATCAACGAGGCGTTCGCCGCCCAGGTGGTCCCGAGCGCGCGCCAGCTCGGCATCGGCTACGACAAGCTCAACGTGCACGGCGGCGCCATCGCGCTCGGCCACCCGTTCGGCTCCACCGGCGCGCGCATCATGACCACGCTGGTGAACGGCCTGCGCACCCGCGACTCGTCGATCGGCCTCGAGACGATGTGCGTCGGCGGCGGCCAGGGGATGGCGATCATCCTCGAGCGCCTGGGCTGA
- a CDS encoding DUF4287 domain-containing protein: MSLNHSDETHRNLLARVPGVTGRELPEWFAALEAGPSFLRFDDRVRWLRDEHGLAHGHATAIVHEADLRRAARNFG, from the coding sequence ATGAGCCTGAATCACTCCGACGAGACCCATCGCAATCTTCTCGCCCGCGTTCCCGGCGTCACCGGGCGAGAACTTCCGGAGTGGTTCGCGGCCTTGGAGGCCGGACCGTCCTTCCTGCGGTTCGACGACCGCGTGAGGTGGCTCCGCGACGAACACGGACTCGCGCACGGCCACGCTACGGCCATCGTGCACGAGGCCGACCTGCGCCGCGCCGCCCGCAACTTCGGCTGA
- a CDS encoding Bax inhibitor-1/YccA family protein, giving the protein MQGNNPIFGRAEGFNGRHATYDAAAPSAEELQNMYAAPSATPVQTGRMTYDDVIMKTGITFAVLLAGAVVGWMNPGLAMIGLIVGLVLGLVNAFKRNPSPPLILAYAAFEGVFVGGISQIFENYAVSGRPLDGIVAQAVLGTLGVFAATLLVYRSGKVRVTPKFQRGVMIALIGYGIFSLVNLMFMWFGSSDTAFGFRDGWFGVLIGLFAVGLASFCLILDFDFIDKGVKAGLPAKFAWTAAFGLTVTLVWLYIEILRLLAILRGE; this is encoded by the coding sequence ATGCAGGGAAACAACCCGATCTTCGGCCGGGCTGAGGGCTTCAACGGACGGCACGCGACCTACGACGCCGCCGCGCCGAGTGCTGAAGAACTGCAGAACATGTACGCCGCGCCGTCGGCGACCCCGGTTCAGACCGGGCGGATGACGTACGACGACGTCATCATGAAGACCGGCATCACCTTCGCGGTGCTGCTCGCCGGCGCCGTCGTCGGCTGGATGAACCCGGGTCTGGCCATGATCGGCCTCATCGTCGGCCTGGTGCTCGGTCTGGTCAACGCGTTCAAGCGCAACCCGTCGCCGCCGCTGATCCTGGCCTACGCCGCGTTCGAGGGCGTGTTCGTCGGTGGCATCAGCCAGATCTTCGAGAACTACGCCGTCTCCGGCCGCCCGCTCGACGGCATCGTCGCGCAGGCCGTGCTCGGCACCCTCGGTGTGTTCGCGGCCACCCTGCTGGTCTACCGCAGCGGCAAGGTCCGGGTGACGCCGAAGTTCCAGCGCGGCGTCATGATCGCGCTCATCGGCTACGGCATCTTCAGCCTGGTCAACCTGATGTTCATGTGGTTCGGCTCGTCCGACACCGCGTTCGGTTTCCGCGACGGCTGGTTCGGCGTGCTGATCGGCCTGTTCGCGGTCGGCCTGGCGTCGTTCTGCCTGATCCTCGACTTCGACTTCATCGACAAGGGCGTCAAGGCCGGCCTGCCGGCCAAGTTCGCCTGGACGGCGGCGTTCGGCCTCACCGTCACGCTGGTGTGGCTGTACATCGAGATCCTGCGGCTGCTGGCCATCCTCCGGGGTGAGTGA
- a CDS encoding DUF3352 domain-containing protein, whose amino-acid sequence MSPDTPTGPDEQRPGPVPPPPPPSGQVPAGEPVASVPGPGTRPLPYPDAGDAEPAIVPRKRRGLLAGGIAAAVLVAGSGGVFAWQALDGGGAQPHDVLPAAAVGYVRLDLDPSAGQKIEAFRFLQNFPLFTEATGITDEDVDLRERFVDELAAATGCDIDFARDVEPWVGERIGAAMTPPSGDGGEPGYVIALQAGDEDAATEAIDRILGCGGGDEAEGLGRAYVDGYLLVTDTQEHADAYAGAAADSSLADNAEFTEAMDLLGEQGIASAWLSGGAMFDLFDGSASSFGIGAGASTEDGMPSVDDLRDVVDQTYRSVALSVRFDDRYAELAGVVTGSAYQALSGGGVDASVPDDTALFIGQHDAGQYLRDTWDTSLESIPDGAEMLAELEAQTGFTLPDDLATVLGDDLVVAADASGLDLDDPDGLFGIEIGARVVTDPDAFADLWDRVQGLASDAGAPLDGLPLQTTDDGYVLATSDEYADVLLDGGGLGDADAYRTAVADADDADSVLYLNADTVTEQLLSAAGDDLGDAERESIEALQALGVALHLEDGHVTMSLRVTTG is encoded by the coding sequence GTGAGTCCAGATACGCCCACGGGTCCCGACGAGCAGCGGCCCGGGCCGGTGCCGCCGCCTCCGCCGCCGTCCGGCCAGGTCCCGGCCGGTGAGCCGGTCGCGTCCGTTCCCGGCCCCGGCACCCGGCCGCTCCCCTACCCCGACGCCGGCGACGCCGAGCCGGCGATCGTGCCGCGCAAGCGCCGCGGCCTGCTGGCCGGCGGCATCGCGGCGGCCGTCCTGGTCGCGGGGTCCGGCGGGGTGTTCGCCTGGCAGGCGCTCGACGGCGGCGGCGCGCAGCCGCACGACGTACTGCCGGCCGCCGCCGTCGGCTACGTCCGGCTCGACCTCGACCCGTCCGCCGGGCAGAAGATCGAGGCGTTCCGGTTCCTGCAGAACTTCCCGCTGTTCACCGAGGCCACCGGCATCACCGACGAGGACGTCGACCTGCGCGAGCGGTTCGTCGACGAGCTGGCCGCGGCCACCGGCTGCGACATCGACTTCGCCAGGGACGTCGAGCCGTGGGTCGGTGAGCGCATCGGCGCCGCCATGACGCCGCCCTCGGGCGACGGCGGCGAGCCGGGCTACGTCATCGCGCTGCAGGCCGGTGACGAGGACGCCGCCACCGAGGCGATCGACCGCATCCTCGGCTGCGGCGGTGGCGACGAGGCGGAGGGCCTCGGCCGCGCCTACGTCGACGGCTACCTGCTGGTCACCGACACCCAGGAGCACGCCGACGCCTACGCGGGCGCCGCGGCCGACTCGTCGCTGGCCGACAACGCCGAGTTCACCGAGGCCATGGACCTCCTCGGCGAGCAGGGCATCGCGTCGGCGTGGCTGTCCGGCGGCGCGATGTTCGACCTGTTCGACGGGTCGGCGAGCTCGTTCGGCATCGGCGCGGGCGCCTCCACCGAGGACGGCATGCCGTCGGTGGACGACCTGCGCGACGTCGTCGACCAGACCTACCGCAGCGTCGCGCTGTCCGTCCGCTTCGACGACCGGTACGCCGAGCTTGCCGGCGTCGTCACCGGCAGCGCGTACCAGGCCCTCTCCGGCGGCGGCGTCGACGCGTCCGTGCCCGACGACACCGCCCTGTTCATCGGCCAGCACGACGCCGGCCAGTACCTGCGCGACACCTGGGACACCTCGCTCGAGTCGATCCCGGACGGCGCGGAGATGCTGGCCGAGCTGGAGGCCCAGACCGGCTTCACCCTGCCCGACGACCTCGCCACCGTCCTCGGCGACGACCTCGTCGTGGCCGCCGACGCGAGCGGTCTCGACCTCGACGACCCGGACGGCCTGTTCGGCATCGAGATCGGCGCCCGCGTCGTCACCGACCCCGACGCGTTCGCCGACCTGTGGGACCGCGTCCAGGGCCTGGCGTCCGACGCCGGCGCCCCGCTGGACGGGCTGCCGCTGCAGACCACCGACGACGGCTACGTGCTGGCCACGTCCGACGAGTACGCCGACGTCCTGCTCGACGGCGGCGGCCTCGGCGACGCCGACGCGTACCGCACCGCGGTCGCCGACGCCGACGACGCCGACTCCGTCCTCTACCTCAACGCCGACACCGTCACCGAGCAGCTCCTCTCCGCCGCCGGCGACGACCTCGGCGACGCCGAGCGGGAGTCGATCGAGGCGCTCCAGGCCCTCGGCGTTGCCCTGCACCTCGAGGACGGCCACGTGACCATGAGCCTGCGCGTCACCACCGGCTGA